Below is a genomic region from Candidatus Methylomirabilis tolerans.
CCCTCGATCGAACTGGTCCGGTTTGTCAACTCTGGGACAGAGGCGACCATGAGTGCCATTCGACTGGCCCGCGGCGTCACGGGACGCAATCGGATCGTCAAGTTCGAGGGGTGCTACCATGGGCATGCCGACAGCCTCCTGGTCAAGGCCGGCTCCGGTGCCATGACCTTTGGTGTGCCGGACAGTCTCGGTGTTCCGCCCGATCTTGCCCGCTTGACAATCGCGCTGCCGTACAATGACAGCGATGCCGTACGGGCGGCCTTTCAGTCGGTCGGCACAGAGATCGCCTGCGTGATTGTGGAGCCGGTCGTCGGCAACATGGGGGTGGTTCCGCCGAAGCCGGAGTTTCTTACGGCGTTGCGAGAGATAACCGCCGCTTACGGCTCACTGCTGATCTTCGATGAAGTAATGACCGGATTCCGGCTAGGTAAAGGCGGCGCCCAGGCCCTCTACGGCATTCGGCCGGATCTGACCTGTCTTGGAAAAATCATTGGCGGCGGCCTACCGGTCGGCGCGTACGGCGGTCCGCGCTCGATCATGGAACAGGTCGCCCCCCTGGGGCCCGTCTATCAGGCCGGGACCCTGTCCGGTAATCCCCTCGCCATGAGGGCCGGTATTGAGACCCTTCGTCTTCTCGATGAGCCGGGATTCTACGAGCGGCTTGA
It encodes:
- the hemL gene encoding glutamate-1-semialdehyde 2,1-aminomutase, translating into MTNAPVRRTQTGPRSKALFEEAALLMPGGVNSPVRAFKAVGGQPVVIERAHGCRLDDVDGHSYIDYVGSWGPMIVGHAHPAIVKAIQEAAALGVSYGAPTPWEATLARMVVEAIPSIELVRFVNSGTEATMSAIRLARGVTGRNRIVKFEGCYHGHADSLLVKAGSGAMTFGVPDSLGVPPDLARLTIALPYNDSDAVRAAFQSVGTEIACVIVEPVVGNMGVVPPKPEFLTALREITAAYGSLLIFDEVMTGFRLGKGGAQALYGIRPDLTCLGKIIGGGLPVGAYGGPRSIMEQVAPLGPVYQAGTLSGNPLAMRAGIETLRLLDEPGFYERLEAKGEQLEAGLRELALQEGIALQCQRVGSMWTAFFAEQPVINYQTARAADTDRYAAFFWAMLERGIYLPPSQFEAAFLSDAHTDADIETTLLAAKDALATLRCRQH